The following are encoded together in the Ovis aries strain OAR_USU_Benz2616 breed Rambouillet chromosome 15, ARS-UI_Ramb_v3.0, whole genome shotgun sequence genome:
- the LOC101114136 gene encoding olfactory receptor 52K1: MAASNITSTHPTAFLLVGIPGLEHLHVWISIPFCFAYTLALLGNCTLLLIIRGDAALHEPMYLFLAMLAIIDLVLSSTTLPKMLAIFWFRDREISFYACLVQMFFLHSFSIMESAVLLAMAFDRYVAICKPLHYSTILTGPLITKIGLAAVTRAVTLMIPLPFLLRRFHYCRGPMIAHCYCEHMAVVRLACGDTRFNNIYGIAVAMFIVVLDLLFVTLSYIFILQAVLQLASQEARYKAFGTCVSHLGAILSTYTPVVISSVMHRVAQQAAPHVHILLAIFYLLFPPMVNPIIYGVKTKQIRDHVLSLFWRKNV; this comes from the coding sequence ATGGCAGCCTCTAATATTACCTCAACCCATCCAACTGCCTTCTTGTTGGTAGGAATTCCAGGTTTGGAGCATCTGCATGTCTGGATCTCCATTCCCTTCTGCTTCGCCTATACTTTGGCTCTTCTAGGCAACTGCACCCTTCTCCTCATTATTCGAGGTGATGCAGCCCTCCACGAGCCCATGTAcctctttttggccatgctggcaATCATTGATCTTGTCCTCTCTTCTACAACACTTCCCAAAATGCTGGCCATCTTCTGGTTCAGGGATCGAGAGATCAGCTTCTATGCCTGTCTGGTCCAGATGTTCTTCCTCCACTCCTTCTCCATCATGGAGTCAGCAGTGCTGCTGGCCATGGCCtttgaccgctatgtggccatctgcaagccgcTGCACTACAGCACCATCCTCACCGGGCCACTTATCACCAAGATCGGCTTGGCTGCTGTGACTCGGGCTGTGACACTGATGATTCCACTCCCCTTTCTGCTCAGACGCTTCCACTACTGCCGAGGTCCAATGATTGCCCACTGCTACTGTGAGCACATGGCCGTGGTAAGGCTGGCCTGTGGGGACACTCGCTTCAACAACATCTATGGCATTGCTGTGGCCATGTTCATAGTAGTGTTGGACCTGCTCTTTGTTACCTTGTCTTACATCTTCATCCTCCAGGCAGTTCTACAGCTTGCCTCTCAGGAGGCCCGCTACAAGGCCTTTGGGACCTGTGTGTCCCACCTGGGTGCTATCTTGTCCACCTACACACCTGTGGTCATCTCCTCAGTGATGCACCGTGTGGCTCAGCAGGCTGCCCCTCATGTCCACATACTGCTTGCtatcttttatcttcttttcccaCCCATGGTCAACCCCATCATCTATGGTGTCAAAACGAAGCAGATTCGTGACCATGTGCTGAGTCTATTCTGGAGAAAGAATGTAtag
- the LOC101114385 gene encoding olfactory receptor 52M1, which translates to MLTFHNVCLAPSSFQLTGIPGLESLHTWLSIPFSSMYLVAVVGNVTTLAVVRVEHSLHQPMYFFLCMLAIIDLVLSTSTMPKLLGIFWFGAGDTGLDDCLAQMFLIHCFATVESGIFLAMAFDRYVAICNPLHHTTVLTHTMVGCLGMAALCRGVLYIGPLPLMIRLWLPLYKTRVISHSYCEHTAVVTLACGGSRISNVYGLSIGFLVLILDAVAITASYVMIFRTVIGLATPEARLKTLGTCGSHICAILIFYVPIAVSSLIHRFGHQVPPPIHTLLANFYVLIPPILNPIVYAVRTKQIRERLLQILKTETKIK; encoded by the coding sequence ATGCTCACTTTTCATAATGTCTGCTTAGCACCCAGTTCCTTCCAGCTGACTGGCATTCCAGGACTGGAGTCCCTGCATACCTGGCTCTCCATCCCCTTCAGCTCCATGTACCTGGTAGCTGTGGTGGGAAATGTCACCACTCTGGCTGTGGTAAGGGTGGAGCATAGCCTGCACCAGCCCATGTACTTCTTTCTGTGCATGTTGGCTATCATTGACCTGGTTCTGTCTACTTCCACTATGCCCAAACTGCTGGGGATCTTCTGGTTTGGGGCTGGTGATACTGGGTTGGATGACTGCTTGGCTCAGATGTTCCTCATTCACTGCTTTGCCACAGTGGAGTCAGGCATCTTCCTTGCTATGGCTTTTGACCGCTATGTAGCCatctgcaacccactccatcataCCACAGTGCTCACTCATACCATGGTGGGATGTTTGGGGATGGCTGCCCTCTGCCGGGGTGTCCTCTACATTGGACCCCTGCCTCTGATGATCCGCCTATGGCTGCCTCTTTATAAAACCCGTGTTATCTCCCACTCCTACTGTGAGCACACGGCTGTGGTCACCTTGGCATGCGGTGGCAGCAGGATCAGCAATGTCTATGGATTGAGCATTGGCTTTCTGGTCTTGATCCTGGACGCAGTGGCCATTACTGCCTCCTATGTGATGATTTTCAGAACCGTGATAGGGCTGGCTACTCCTGAGGCCAGGCTGAAAACACTGGGGACATGTGGTTCCCACATCTGTGCTATCCTGATTTTTTATGTTCCCATTGCTGTTTCTTCCCTCATTCACCGATTTGGTCACCAGGTGCCCCCTCCAATCCACACCTTGCTGGCCAACTTCTACGTCCTTATTCCTCCAATCCTCAATCCTATTGTCTATGCAGTCCGCACCAAGCAGATCCGGGAAAGACTTCTCCAAATTCTCAAGACAGAAACTAAGATCAAATGA